The genomic segment CGTGCCGTGATCGCGGCCCTGCTGGGTTCGATCCTCTATCGACTGGCCATAGCCATGGCCCTGGGCATGAATCTGGGCGGGTTCTCCTTCACTCCCAGTGACCTGAACCTGATCACAGCGGTTTTGGTGGTCCTGGCGCTCACCGCGCCGAAAATCAAGGCGCGGTTTTTCTCATGATGCTGTCCCTGAAAAATATCGTCAAATATTTTCACCGGGGCAGTGTCAACGAGGTGCTGGCCCTGCAGAATGTCTGCCTGGATGTGCGTCGCGGTGACTTTATCTGCATCATCGGCTCCAACGGGGCCGGCAAATCCACGCTGCTCAACGGTCTGGCCGGATGTTTTTTTCCGGATCAGGGCACTATTCTGCTGGATGAGCGCGACATTACCAGCTGGCCGGAATACAAACGGGCCAAGTTCATCGGCCGGGTCTTCCAGGATCCGCTACTGGGTACCTGCGCCACCATGACTATTGAGCAGAACCTGGCCTTGGCCCTGCGGCGGGGGCGTTTCCGGGGACTCTCCGCCGGGGTGCGTCGGCTGGACCGGGACCTGTTCCGGGATAAGCTGCGCATGCTGGATTTGGGGCTGGAGGATCGATTTCAGGATGCCGTGGGTCTGCTTTCCGGAGGACAACGCCAGGCATTGACCATGGTCATGGCCACCCTGGTCCGGCCGGACATCCTGCTTCTGGATGAACACACCGCGGCCCTGGACCCCAAAACCGGCCGGCAGATTCTGGATCTGACCGACCGGTTGGTGGAGGGCATGGAGTTGACCACCCTGATGGTGACCCACAACATGCACCAGGCCTTGCGCATGGGGAATCGGCTGATCATGATGCACCGGGGCGAGATCATTCTGGACATCACCGGTGAGGAAAAGTCCCGCCTGCAGGTGGACGACCTGCTGGCCCGGTTCTACAGTCTGAAGCAGGACGCCTTTGCCTCGGACAAGATGCTGCTGGTATGAGGGAGCAACGGGCAGAATTCAGAATTCAGGAGTCAGGAGTCAGGATTAGAACGAAATCGAAATCGAAATCGAAATCGCAATCGAGCGATACAAGTACGTCATTGAATGAAGGATTGAGCGATCTCGATTTCGATAGCGATTTCGATTTGGATTAATTCATCCATGAAACATAAACCCAACGGAGTTTTTCAATGTCTGAACGGACCCTTTGCATGATCAAGCCGGATGGCGTGGAGCGGAATTTGATTGGAAATGTTTTGACCCGGATCGAGACCGCCGGGTTGCGGATCGTGGCGTTGCGCAAGCTGCGGCTGACCACGGCCCAGGCCGAGGGCTTTTATGCCGTGCACAAGGAGCGGCCGTTTTTTCAGAGCCTGGTGAGTTATATGACCTCCGGCCCCATCGTGGCCGCGGTGCTGGAAGGTGACAATGCCATTTCCCGCTGGCGGGAACTGATGGGCGCCACCAATCCGGCCAATGCGGAACAGGGTACCATTCGCAAGGATCTGGCCCTGGACGTGGAGCGGAACACGGTGCACGGTTCGGACGCCCCGGAGACCGCGGCCCAGGAGATCCCCTACTTCTTCAACACCATGGAGCAGCAGGGATGAGTCCTTTGCGCGTCGGGTCCATCGGGCTTGGGAACATGGGGGCGGCGATGATCAAGGCGATCTCGTCGCGCCCGGACACCTCCATTCACGGCTATGACCCCGACTGGAACAAGGTCCACTGTCTGGTGGATATCCCCGGCTTTGTTCCGTCCGAGAGCGCGGGAGACGTACTCCGGAAGACCGACTTCGTCTTCCTGGCAGTCAAGCCGCAGGTCATGGCCACGGTCCTGACCGAGGCCGTCCCGTCCCTGCGGCCGGAAACCTGTCTGATTTCCATTGCCGCGGGCATCGGGCTGGAGCAGTTGCAGGCCTGGTCCGACCAGCGCTGCGCCGTGATCCGGGTCATGCCCAACACCCCGGCCATGGTCCGCTCCGGAGTCAGCGCGGTCTGTTTCGAGGATCCCCGGGTGACCGGAGACCAGAAAGCCACGGTCGTGGAACTGCTGGGACTGCTGGGGCAGGTGCATGAGCTGCCGGAGCGCTATTTCCACGCCTTCACCGCCCTGGTGGGTTCCGGGCCGGCCTACGTGTTTCACTTCATGGACGCCCTGGTCCAGGCCGGAGTCTCCGCGGGCCTGGGACGGCCCCAGGCCGAGCAGATGGTCGCCGGGCTGCTGGAGGGCTCGGTCAAGCTGGCCCAGGAGACCGGATACAGCCTCAGCGCCCTGCAGCACATGGTCACCTCACCGGGAGGCACGACCATTGCCGCGCTGAACCACCTGGACAGAACAGCTGTTCGCGGCTCGATCATCGACGCGGTGCACGAGGCGGAGCAGCGGAGTCGGGAGCTGGGTGGCGAATAGGTTGTGTGTCCAGTGCCACAAACAAAAAAGGGGGCAATTGCCCCCTTTTTTGTTTGTGGCACTGGACATGTTTTGGGAAGCGATATAAAGTAAATACCAAAGAGTCTGACAAGGGCAAAGCACACCGAAAGGGTGCGACGCAAAGCCACCGGCCTACCTTTCGCCTTCGCGAAACAGGGCAGCGGGGCCGCCGACTGCGAGGGCTTTTCCCCGCACATCACTTCGCCCCGCTTTCCGCCCCCCTCCCTTCGCCGTTTCGGCGATGTTTTCCACTTGTCGCCTTTCTCGTTTGCAGAGCCTCGTCTTCAGGGAAACCAAATTACCTGGACCATATTGTAACCTAACATGTGGTTGCCCCTATTGTGCGTCGTCAATCTTCCGGCCTGACCTTTATTGAAATTCTGGTTGCCATTGTCATCGCCCTGGTGCTGGCAGCGGTCAGCGCACCGTATCTGACCGGAATGTACCGCAGTGCCGGAGTGTCCACCGTGGCACACGATTATTTATCCACGCTCAGTTTTGCCCGTAGCGAAGCCATCAAGCGCAACCAGCGGGTGACCGTCTGCAAAAGCGAGGACGGACAGGAGTGCACGACCCAGGGAGGCTGGGAGCAAGGATGGATCGTATTCGTGGATGCCCAGAATCAGGCTCAGGTGGCCGACCCCGCGGACATCCTTCGCGTTCGCGGCCCGCTGCGCGCGGGGATGACCCTGACCGGGAACATGCCGGTCCGCAACTACGTGTCCTACGTGGCCAATGGCTCAACCCAGTACGTCAGCGGTGCCTTCCAGGCCGGCACCTTGACCCTCTGCCGTCAGGAACGCGGCGTGAAGTTCGTCCTGGCCCGGGCCGGAAGGGTCCGCACGGAGCAGACGACCTGTCAGTGACCAAATAGGGGAACAATGCCTTTGTCATGTCTTCGGAGGCAAGAATGTTTGATCGGCTGAAGCATCTGGACCGTGATCTGCAAGACGCTTTGTTCGTCCAACTACGCAACCTCTGGACCCATGCGTCCACCGCCATCGAGGGCAATACCCTGACCCTGGGCGAGACGGCTTTTGTCCTCGGTGAGGGGCTGACCGTTTCCTGCAAGCCCCTCAAGGACCATCAGGAAGTGCTTGGTCACGCCAGAGCAATTGAGCTTGTGTACGAGATCGTCAAGAGAGACAAACCGCTCTGCGAAGCAAACCTTTTCGCCCTGCATGCAGCCGTGCAGGTGGAACAGGTTTTTGATGTGTACAAGCCTGTGGGAGGCTGGAAATTTGAGCCGAACTCCACGGTCATGGTTTTCGACGATGAGCAGATCATTTTCGAGTATGCGGCACCGGAGGATGTTCCCGGGTTGATGGAAAAATGGTTTGCGCTGTTTGAACGGTTCCAGAGGGCTTCCGACACGGCACGGGAGAGGAGCCGGGATGAAGCGCTTCAGGCATACGTTCACATCCACACGGCCTTTGTCCGCATTCATCCCTTTTCCGACGGCAACGGCCGACTGGCGCGCCTTGTGGCCAACATCCCGGTGATCAGGGCCGGCTTTCCGCCCATCATCATCCCAAAGCAAGGACGACAGGAATATAGCGCCGCGCTGACGGAGTACCATCAACAAGCCGGACCGCTTGACGCTGAAGGCGAATTGCTCCCCAATCTCGAGGCATTGGATCGTTTTTCCACGTTCTGTTCCAGCGCATGGGCCGAGTCGAACCGTCTTGTGGACAAGGCGTTCGCGCTGCAACGAAACCGAGAATCCAAGGTGCAATCATGATCGGATTTCAACCCAACAGAGAATCCGGCTTCAGTATCATCGAAGTCCTCATCGTGGTAGCCATCGCCTCCATCCTCACGGCCATCGCCATTCCGGCCTTCAACGTGTTCATCGGCAATACGCGAGTCAGCACCGTGACCAACGAGTTCGTTTCCGCGCTGAATTTAGCGAGGAGTGAGGCCATCAAGCGTGGAGGCGATGTGCATGTCTGCCGCAGCTCCAACGGCGCGACCTGCGCCACGAGCGGGCACTGGGGCCAGGGTTGGCTGATCGCGGACGAGAACGATACTCCGATCAGGGTTCGAGAAGGCCTGAGAGAGCCTTCGTCTTTTGCCGGAAACGGCACACTAGCCACGAACACAAACACCAGAATTACTTTTAGTCGCGATGGTAGAGTGTTGGAAAATGTCGATGCTTCCTTTTTACAGGTTCAAAGCAAAGGGCGTTCGATGTGCATCCGGATCAATTCGGCTGGCCGGGTGAGGTCTGAAAGCGGGGCGTGTAGTTAAATGACATCGTTGGCACTATTCTACAGGAGTTTCATCCGTGGAAACTGAAGCAAAAATAAAAGTAGATCAGTATAATTATCAGCAGGCAAAAAAGATTTTGCAACATATTGGTCTGGATTATTCACAGGCGATCAATCTCTTCAATGAGATGATAATATTTCAAAAAGGTCTTCCTTTCGAATACAAATATCCCAATGCGGAAACATTGAAGGCAATGGAGGAAGCCAGAAATATGGATGGCGATTTTATATCTATTGATGAATTATCGAAGGCCCAATATGCGTTTCGGGCAGGTGACCTGTCTGCCAACAGGCCGTCAGGGAATAATAATTACGCCTTCGGTTTATGCCCCAAGGGGGCATCGTCCCGTAGCCCAGGGTTGGACAGCCAAAGGCTGGCCTACCCTGGGTCAATTGAAAGAAAGTGAGACAACCCCAAAGGGGTTGCGTCAGGTATAGCCTTGCTCGGAGCTGGCCGGATTTCCATTTTGCGGGACGCAACCCCCTTGGGGTTGAAGAAAAAATATGGTGTTGGTCCCAGGGTAGCGTCTGCAGCCTCGCTACGCCGCAACCCTGGGCTATGGGACTGAATCCCGTTGGGATTCCCGGAGAAAAAAACAGTCCGAAACGCATGATGTGCCAAGGGAAATTTATTTTGAAGCGCTTCTCTGGCGACCATTCCTGTAGGAGCAGGCCTCGCGCCTGCCCAGGTTGCGAGCAATCGCATGGGATACCAATGTGTTACGACCGTAACTCGCTGCCGCCCCGACCCAGGGCAACCGCGAGGGCCGCCCCTAGCCGCCCCTACGGAAGGGCAAGCGCGACACGGTGATAACCACCATACTGTTTAGGTTATTTGTTCGATTCCTTACCCAGGACTACCATGATCGAAGCGACAACCATAGATCCCGCGACCATGCAGCGCTACCGGGAAACTGCAAAGCGTCGCTTTGATGCCTTGGCGCGTCAACGTGATGAACGGAGAACAAAGGCTTGGGAAGTTGCACATGCGGCTGGCGAGTTACTTCGGAGGCGGTTTCATGCGCGAATGGTTTGGGTGTTTGGATCCCTTCTACAGGATGGCCTGTTTCACGATCACTCCGACGTGGACGTGGCCGCTTTGGGCCTGCGCCAGGAGGACATCCTGAAAGCGGTTGCCGCGGTTACCAGTTTGGATTCGGATATCTCTGTGGATCTTGTGATCTTCGAAGATGCCCCGAAAAGTCTGCGTCAAATCATCCAGGCTGAAGGGAGGCCGGTATGATGCACACCGCTGAAGTTTTTCCCGCATTGGCCGGTCGAATTGAACAGGTCCTTCTGGATGCGAAACGGGTAGCTGAACGAGCAGGAATGCTGCTGGACAAGGCCCGACAATCCGGGGACCAGTGTTATCTGGACGGAGTGGCTCTGAACCTGCACGGTTTTTATGCCGCCGTTGAATCATGTTTCGAAGATATTGCCCGCACCGTGGACGGAGCATTGCCCTCGGGGAAAAATTGGCATCAAGAGCTGTTGCGCCAGATGGGCGCCGAGTTGAAAGGCGTCAGGCCGGCTGTCATTTCGCTGCCAACGCGGGACTGTCTGGACGAATATCGCGCCTTTCGCCACCTTGTCCGCAATGTTTACACATTCAACCTGCGGCCCGAGCGGGTTGCCGCCTTGGCCGAGGAGGTGTTGCCCTGCCATGAGCAGGTGCAGCGGGACGTTGATAAATTCAAAGGCTTTCTAATAGCAATGGCTGAAATGCCGCCTGATGAACAGTGAAACTCAGGGCAACAGCATGCAAATCATCTCGCGACACCTTGAGACCATCAAACAGGGCATTGCCCAGGACGACCGGATCGTCTTCGCCTATCTGTACGGCTCAGCCCTGGAGGACCCGGGGGCCCGGGATATTGATATCGCGCTGTATGCCCGCGATGGCGTTGACCCGTTTCTGCTCAGCGCGGACACGGCCCTGGGCCTGTCCAGGGACACCGGCATCCCGCCGGACGATTTCGATATCCGGGTGATCAACGACGTGGTGGAGCATGGCGATGTACTGGGCTTGCTGTATCTGCGCACTGTTTTCCAGCAAGGAATGCTGCTCCACGACAAGGACCCGGATATGCGAGGGGATGTGCTGGAACGTTTTGGATATCGGTACCGGGAATGCGAGGGATTGATCCAGGAGGTCTTGACATGAGGGTCAATTCTTCCGCCATCAGGGGATTTTAGGCTTAAACACAGTATGGTCGATGAAATGCAGCGAATCCACTCCCTGATCCAAGAGGGCGAGTCCCAGACATTGGAGTACAAGCTCTCCTTTGGCCGCGAGGCCATGGAGACTTTGTGCGCGTTCGCCAACGCCAAGGGAGGCTCGGTTTTGATCGGAGTGGACAGCAAGGGTCGGATCAAGGGGGTGCAGGCCTCTTGGGAGAGCGTTCAGCAATGGATCAACCAGCTGAAAGGGTCCACGTCGCCGTCCATCGTCGCCGACGTGGACGTGTTCGAGGTGGAGGGTAAAACCGTCGTAGAGCTTTCCACATTCGGCCATCCCATCAAGCCCATCAGTTTCAAGGGAAAATACTTTACCCGAAAGCACAACTCCAACCATCTCATGACATTGAGTGAGATCGCTAACGAGCACCTGAATACACTGAATTTGAGTTGGGATTTCGCCATTGATCCTCGACATGGCCTGGAAGAAATTTCCTTGGACAAAGTCAACGCCTTCGTTGCTATGGCCAACGCGTTGCGGGACCATCCCATCACGGATGATCCTTTGACCGTTCTGCGCAAATTCGAACTGCTTCGAGAAGGCCGTGTAACTTTGGGATGCTTCCTGCTCTTTTGCCGGGAGCCGAGCCTGATCAGCACCATTGACGCCGGGAGATTCGATTCCGAGACCATTATTCGGGACGGACTGACCATTCGGGATGATCTTTTTTCCGAGGTCGAGGCCTGCATGGGATTTGTCCGGAAGCACATCAGCAAGCGCTACCTGATCACCGACAAGGCCCAGCGCACCGAGGTTTGGGAATACCCCCTGGAGGCGGTTCGAGAGGTCGTGATCAACATGATCGTGCATCGCGACTACCGGGCCAGCGCGGACTCCACCCTGAAAATTTTCAATGACAGGATGGAGTTGTTCAACCCGGGAACCTTGCCCGAAGGCCTCCTGCTCGAAGACATCCTGGCCGGCAGGTCCGCCTCCAATCCCAGGAACAAGCAGATCGCCGGAATGTTCAAGGAAGCCGGACTGATCGAAAAATATGGCTCAGGAATTGTCCGCGTCCACCGGACCATGCTCCAGGCCGGAGCCCCAGCACCACATTTCGAGCCCATGACGCACAGTTTCAAGGTCACGCTCTTTCCCATCTCATTTGGCGGAGTAAGTGGCAGAGTAAATGGCGGAGTAAATGGCGGAGTAAATGGTGTGTTCTCCCATATCCAAAGCCATCCAGGCCAAAATACGGGAAAGATCAGCAAGGCCTTGGGCTTGCCGAAGAGAACCGTTGAACGCCGGATCAGGGAAATGAAAGGCCAGGGGCTGATAGAATTTCGTGGCGCTCCGAAGACGGGTGGGTATTATGCGTGCCGTGACGCCGATTGATCAGACATCCAGAGGTTTTGAATAACCGCAGGAGAAGTCATCATGAATACTATTTCCATGAATTTGGATATCCCACGTGATCTCGTCGTGGCCTTGAATGTACCGCAGGCTGAAATCGCAGATCGATACGGGAACTTATCGCGGTCTCTCTTTTTCGAGAAGGCCGGATTTCTTCAGGAAAAGGATCAGAATTGCTTGGAATTTCCAAATTCACTTTTATCCAACTCCTTGCCAGGCACGGAATAGATTATTTTACCGAAAATTCAGGTGAATTAACCTCTGATGTGGCGGATATCGCGTTATTGCTTCAAAAAGGCATCCAAGTGATTGTTGTATCCAACGCTGGCCTAGTTAGAGAATTGTCAAATTAATAATCAATTCAAGTTCATACCGTTAAGTAGTAATGGATTGAAATGGGATGATTTTGATTGACATTGCTGAATTTTTCAAATCCAAGACATTGAGATAAATGTTTTCTCTCTAATTTTCAGATATATAGTGAGCAAAAGCCATGGAAGATCTGCATACCACGAAACAAAAATTAGTTATTGAGATAGAGCAATTACCAAATATTTCTATTATGGAACTCCAAAATTTTGTCCAATACTTGAAATTTAAACAAGCCGGCATGACAGCCCTATCAAGTGATATTCGTGAATTACGTCCGGAAGATGACCCGATTCTTCGTGTATGTGGATTCATTGATGTACCACCATTTTCTGAGACGATTGATGATACTTTGTATGGTGCACTATGAAGACCATGTGTATTGATACCTGGGGATGGATTAATATTTTCAATCGGAAAGAATCGCATCACCACGAAGTGACTGAAATCTATCATAATGTCCGAAACACACGAGGTATAATCATCACTACTGATTACATTTTAGATGAAGTCTATACGTTGTTGTTTAAACGTGTTTCGTTTGATGTGGCACGGCAAGCTGTTGAAGCTATCTCAAAGGCAATTGAAGATGCGTATCTCAACTTTGTCTGGATTACCCCGGAAAGGTTTAAGGCCGCACAAATACTGCGTATCAAATTCCAGGATAAGCCAGATATCTCGTTTACGGATCTGACTTCGATGGTGGTCATGCAAGAATTGAAGATATCTGAAATTGTGACTGGAGATGCTCACTTTACTCATGTTGGAATGGGATTTAGCTTGCTGCCATAGAAGGGATGGATAGTCGCGTTTGGGTTGTCAATGCATCCCCATTGATATTGCTGGGAAAGTCTGGATATCTCCGATCGTTCCAACGCTGGAGCGTGGGAACGATCGAAAAGCCAACGTTCGCAGAGGCAACCTATGCTCACGTATCAACCTGTTCTGAACCATCCCAAGACCTGACCCCGAGCGCGGATTAGTGGTAAAAAAGGATAGTTCACTTACTCACGAGGAGACGCAAACCATGGAGACTATTTCTTTTAGAACCCAGTCGAAAGGTCATATTATCGAGATCCCCAAAGAATATTCTCATTTTGCCTCCAAGCAAATTGACGTTGTTCTCTCCGTACATGAACCTATGGAAGTGAAGAGTCATATTGAAAAGGGAATGCGTTCCATGTCGTTAAATACAAAATTTTTCAAATTTGATCGTCAAGAAGCAAATCAAAGATGAACGCATATTTTATCGATACGAATGTGTTGATTTATGGTTTTTCTTCAGATGAGCCTATAAAGTCACATATTGCCAACAAATTGATTTTTGATGGTGATGGAATAATTTCCTTGCAGGTTGTCAATGAATTTTCCAATATATGTTTGCGAAAATTTAGAAAAGATCCATCAACCGTCATTGAAGCTGTTAATGAAGTTTATTCAAAGATTCGTGTTGTCAATTTCTCTGTTTCAACGCAGATCAAGGCATTGGAGTTGTGTCAATGTGTAAATGTTTCTTTCTATGATGCATTGATTTTAGCAACTGCCTTGCAAAACAAGTGCTCAATTGTCTATAGTGAAGACATGCAACATGGCCAGATTATTGAACATACATTGACCATAACAAATCCTTTTTTTGCGTGCTCTTAAGTGTATCTCAACCCGAATGAACCTGTTCCGGTAGACGATTGGGAAGTATACAAATGATTTTAATGGATACTCATATCTGGGTTTGGTGAATTCACAATGATAATCGATTAACCAACAGAATTCGAGAACTCATCCAAGCAAGTCATACCCGCGTAGGCAGGTATCCAGTCCACTTTCGCTCAGATGAACTGAGTAGTTACCAAGGAGTTTTGTATATGACTACGCTTACTGTTGATGTCGACTCTTCCTTTTTGGGAACATTGCGACTTTCTCCCGATGAATTCGTACGAGAAATGAAAATCGCCGCAGCCGTGCAATGGTACGCTCAGGGTACCATATCCCAGGAAAAAGCCGCCATGCTTGCCGGTTTGTCGCGCTTTGATTTTCTTGATGAGCTGCGTTTACGGAAAGTTAACGCATGTCAAGCGACACAAGATGAATTGCTCGAGGAAATACATGGATAGTCGCGTTTGGGTTGTCAATGCATCCCCATTGATATTGCTGGGAAAGTCTGGATATCTCCGATCGTTCCAACGCTGGAGCGTGGGAACGATCAAGACGCCCTCGTTCGCAGGGGGGAACCTATGCTCACATGTCAACCTGTTCTGAACCATCCCAGCAATTGAACAGAATTTCCATGCGGCTGAATAAAGAACAAGTTCAAATCATCACGCAAGTCGTGACCCGTGCTGCCGGCCAGGATGCCCGTGTGTTTCTGTTTGGATCGCGGTTGGACGATGCCGCCAGAGGTGGAGATGTGGATCTGTTGGTGGAGACGGACGAAAAAATTCCTCGATTGGTGCATGCCAGGATGAAGATGGAGCTTGAGGAACTGCTTGGATTGCCAGTGGATGTACTCGTTCACGCCCGGAACATGGAGGCATCGCCGTTTGTCGAACTGGCACGGTTGAAGGGACGGCCGATTGGAGATCAGCCATGAAAAAGAACGGTTTGCACCTTGAAAAAGAACATCTTGCCAGGCTGTTGGAAGCAGTTCAGCGGTGCGTGTTTTTTTTGGACGCCTCTGTTCGGAAAATCACTTGGCCGTTGACCGGAGATTTTTTGAGCAGTCAGAGAACAAATGTGGAACTTTTCGAGACCCTTTCAGCCATAAATGAACGTTTTTCAAAATTGCAGGACTCTCTCGGGGCGGCCATGCGTCATGGCGCGATTTTATCCGGTGAAACAACAAACATGTTTCTGAAGGTACTCGCGTTTTATGAAAAAATTGGAGTAATCGAGTCTGTGGATTCCTGGCAACTTTGCCGAACATCACGCAATTTGGCAGCTCATGAATACGGGATCGTTTATTCTGAAATCGCCGACCATTTCAACACACTCAATGAATTGCGACCGACACTATACTCAGTTTCCAGGCGATTTTACGATTTCTGCGCCAGCACGCTTAATGTACAGCCGGTAGAATCTGAATTTTCTGAGGTCTTTCTGCGAGTAACTGAACAATTTCGAGAAAACTTATGATTTTAGCTAAATATCATCTATGCTAATCAAGTAGTCAAGAGCAAGATAAAGACTTGAGAGAGGAAGCATCGAGGAGCAAAAGAGCGTCATGAATACGGTATTGGACATCAGCAGACTGACCCGTGCTGAAAAATATCAGGCCATGGAAGAACTCTGGGAGGATTTGTCTCGCCCTGAGACCGAATATGAATCGCCAGAGTGGCATGGCGACGTGCTTCGAGCACGTGAAGCGGATGTCAAGGCTGGCAGAGATGAATTCGTCCCGTGGGAGGGGCTGACGTTGAATCGCAGTCCCGTTGCTTGATTTTTAGGGAAAGGAATGAATCACATGAAAACAAGTCAAAAATCCCATCAAGCCGGGTTCTCTCTCCTGGAGGTGCTGGTCGGGTTGGTCATTCTGGCTATTGGGCTGCTGGGGCTGGCCGGGATGCAGATGGTTTCGCTGAAGCAGAACAATGAGGCCTACTTGAGGTCCCAGGCGACCTTTCATGCATATGACATCCTGGACAAAATGCGGGCAAATCGGGTGCTGGCTTTGGATGAACACTATATTACTAGTTTCGACCAATCTCCTGACAGTGCTGTCCTGCCGGGTGTAGTCTATAATGATCTCGTTGCATGGAAAACATCTTTGCAATCAGTTTTTCCCGGTCCCGGCAAGGGAAGCATTGCCATGACGAACGGCACGATGGTCAACGTTACGATTACCTGGCGGGAAACATCCGATCAAAACGCAACTGCATGGCAGACATTCACGACGCAAACCGAACTGTGAGGTAGAGCGAATGAATTCTCCGAAAAACTCCCAGTCCGGGCTGTCCATTGTCGAAGCCCTGGTGACCATGGTCATTCTGCTGATCGTGATGGGCGGGGTGTACCAGATTTTTCAGAGCAATTCCCTGACCTACCGGATGCAACAGGGCATGTCCCGGATGCAGGAGAGCGGGCGTTTTGCCATGGATTTCATGCTCAATGATATCCGTATGGCCGGGTACCTGGGATGCGTCAGCAGCGGAACGGTGACGAACAACCTTGCCAACGCAACGGGCATAAATGACTATTCTTTTGCCGTGCAAGAATTTTCCTCGCACCCAAACCAATTGATCATCCGCAGGGCTTTGGACAAACGGGTGGACATCCTAGGCATTGACTCGCAGACCAACTCCACCACAACCTTGGAGATCGACGACACAGACTTCAGCTTTGACGCCAATGAGTTTCTGGTTGTGAACAACTGCGAAGCCATTTTCATAACCAGTGCACAGGGTGCCTCCAATAATGGCACTTTGCAAGTCGCAGGCGGGAACATTCCGAACAATTTCTTAACTAACAATATGGGGGAGGTCCTGAATGTCGGGGCGATCACCTATTACGTTCAACAGGATCCCAGCAATAACAACATACTGTCACTGTATCGTGAAGTAAGTCATCATACAACTACCGCCCAGCCAATCGTCGAGGGCATTGATGCCATCCGCTTCTGGTACGGGATCGACACAAACAATGACCGGAGTGTTGATGATTTTGTGGATGCCGCCGGAGTTTCGGACTGGAGTCAGGTCCGCAGTATCCGGATCGCCCTGTTGGCCGCATCTCCCGAAGAAATTCGGGGTATGGAGCCGGATGCAACCCCAAGTTACACCCTGCTTGGAGATACGATCATCCCAGCAACAGATGATCGTCGAAAGTTACGCCGGGTGTTCGAGGCATCCATTGGTATCCGTAATCAACTACAATAGGAATTAGGATACATGAAAAAAATGTTCAAAAGCGAAAAAATGGGCAAC from the Desulfonatronum thioautotrophicum genome contains:
- a CDS encoding ATP-binding protein: MQRIHSLIQEGESQTLEYKLSFGREAMETLCAFANAKGGSVLIGVDSKGRIKGVQASWESVQQWINQLKGSTSPSIVADVDVFEVEGKTVVELSTFGHPIKPISFKGKYFTRKHNSNHLMTLSEIANEHLNTLNLSWDFAIDPRHGLEEISLDKVNAFVAMANALRDHPITDDPLTVLRKFELLREGRVTLGCFLLFCREPSLISTIDAGRFDSETIIRDGLTIRDDLFSEVEACMGFVRKHISKRYLITDKAQRTEVWEYPLEAVREVVINMIVHRDYRASADSTLKIFNDRMELFNPGTLPEGLLLEDILAGRSASNPRNKQIAGMFKEAGLIEKYGSGIVRVHRTMLQAGAPAPHFEPMTHSFKVTLFPISFGGVSGRVNGGVNGGVNGVFSHIQSHPGQNTGKISKALGLPKRTVERRIREMKGQGLIEFRGAPKTGGYYACRDAD
- a CDS encoding UPF0175 family protein; protein product: MTTLTVDVDSSFLGTLRLSPDEFVREMKIAAAVQWYAQGTISQEKAAMLAGLSRFDFLDELRLRKVNACQATQDELLEEIHG
- a CDS encoding UPF0175 family protein; the protein is MRELIAVSLFREGRISSGKGSELLGISKFTFIQLLARHGIDYFTENSGELTSDVADIALLLQKGIQVIVVSNAGLVRELSN
- a CDS encoding PilW family protein, producing MNSPKNSQSGLSIVEALVTMVILLIVMGGVYQIFQSNSLTYRMQQGMSRMQESGRFAMDFMLNDIRMAGYLGCVSSGTVTNNLANATGINDYSFAVQEFSSHPNQLIIRRALDKRVDILGIDSQTNSTTTLEIDDTDFSFDANEFLVVNNCEAIFITSAQGASNNGTLQVAGGNIPNNFLTNNMGEVLNVGAITYYVQQDPSNNNILSLYREVSHHTTTAQPIVEGIDAIRFWYGIDTNNDRSVDDFVDAAGVSDWSQVRSIRIALLAASPEEIRGMEPDATPSYTLLGDTIIPATDDRRKLRRVFEASIGIRNQLQ
- a CDS encoding nucleotidyltransferase domain-containing protein codes for the protein MRLNKEQVQIITQVVTRAAGQDARVFLFGSRLDDAARGGDVDLLVETDEKIPRLVHARMKMELEELLGLPVDVLVHARNMEASPFVELARLKGRPIGDQP
- a CDS encoding type II toxin-antitoxin system VapC family toxin — its product is MCIDTWGWINIFNRKESHHHEVTEIYHNVRNTRGIIITTDYILDEVYTLLFKRVSFDVARQAVEAISKAIEDAYLNFVWITPERFKAAQILRIKFQDKPDISFTDLTSMVVMQELKISEIVTGDAHFTHVGMGFSLLP
- a CDS encoding PIN domain-containing protein, which produces MNAYFIDTNVLIYGFSSDEPIKSHIANKLIFDGDGIISLQVVNEFSNICLRKFRKDPSTVIEAVNEVYSKIRVVNFSVSTQIKALELCQCVNVSFYDALILATALQNKCSIVYSEDMQHGQIIEHTLTITNPFFACS
- the pilV gene encoding type IV pilus modification protein PilV — translated: MKTSQKSHQAGFSLLEVLVGLVILAIGLLGLAGMQMVSLKQNNEAYLRSQATFHAYDILDKMRANRVLALDEHYITSFDQSPDSAVLPGVVYNDLVAWKTSLQSVFPGPGKGSIAMTNGTMVNVTITWRETSDQNATAWQTFTTQTEL
- a CDS encoding addiction module protein, whose translation is MNTVLDISRLTRAEKYQAMEELWEDLSRPETEYESPEWHGDVLRAREADVKAGRDEFVPWEGLTLNRSPVA